In Synechococcus sp. CB0101, a genomic segment contains:
- a CDS encoding bifunctional 4-hydroxy-2-oxoglutarate aldolase/2-dehydro-3-deoxy-phosphogluconate aldolase, which produces MISGLRRQPLLAVLRPQSLQQARLQLQQLHQAGLCHAELAVDPTPAWVAMARELVSNFPELRLGAASVRCSAGLEAALQAGLGYVVSPILDRALLDQAAAAAITLVPGVFSPTEIAAAVRWGAPAVKLYPAVSLGPGYWRSLAGPLRPLPFCIAAGGLAPGDASAWYAAGVDALALGSCLFDGAQLDPALSQLVVNLRSKCYS; this is translated from the coding sequence TTGATCAGTGGCCTCCGCCGCCAGCCGTTGCTGGCGGTGCTTAGGCCTCAATCCCTCCAACAGGCTCGCCTGCAGCTCCAGCAGCTGCACCAGGCGGGCCTTTGCCATGCGGAGTTGGCGGTGGATCCCACGCCGGCGTGGGTGGCGATGGCGCGCGAGTTGGTGAGCAACTTCCCCGAGCTGCGCTTGGGAGCAGCATCCGTGCGCTGCTCGGCTGGCCTGGAGGCGGCTCTGCAGGCCGGCCTTGGCTACGTGGTGTCGCCGATCCTCGATCGTGCCCTGCTGGACCAAGCGGCGGCGGCGGCGATCACCCTGGTGCCCGGTGTTTTCAGTCCCACCGAAATCGCCGCGGCAGTGCGTTGGGGCGCACCGGCGGTGAAGCTCTATCCGGCTGTGAGCCTTGGACCTGGCTATTGGCGCTCCCTGGCGGGGCCGTTGCGGCCATTGCCCTTTTGTATTGCAGCCGGAGGCCTCGCGCCTGGTGATGCCAGCGCTTGGTATGCCGCCGGTGTGGATGCCCTGGCGCTGGGGAGCTGCCTGTTTGATGGCGCCCAGCTCGATCCAGCCCTGAGCCAGCTTGTTGTCAACCTGAGATCAAAGTGCTACTCCTGA
- the aroC gene encoding chorismate synthase, whose amino-acid sequence MGSSFGDLFRISTFGESHGGGVGVIVDGCPPRLELDLEAIQAELDRRKPGQSKITTPRKEDDRVEILSGLLDGVTLGTPIAMVVRNKDQRPQDYKEMEVAFRPSHADATYQAKYGIQARSGGGRASARETIGRVAAGAIAKQLLAKANGTEVIAWVKRIHTLEATIDPSSVQLDDVEANIVRCPDAAMAEQMIERIEAIGRDGDSCGGVIECVVRQAPVGLGMPVFDKLEADLAKAVMSLPATKGFEIGSGFEGTLQKGSEHNDAFLPTGDGSLHTATNNSGGIQGGISNGEPIVIRVAFKPTATIRKAQQTINDRGEATTLEAKGRHDPCVLPRAVPMVEAMVALVLADHLLRQQGQCSLW is encoded by the coding sequence ATGGGCAGCAGCTTCGGCGATCTCTTCCGCATCAGCACCTTCGGTGAATCCCACGGCGGCGGGGTGGGTGTGATCGTGGATGGCTGCCCTCCAAGGCTTGAGCTCGATCTCGAGGCGATTCAGGCGGAACTGGACCGGCGCAAACCCGGACAGAGCAAGATCACCACCCCTCGCAAAGAAGACGACCGCGTTGAGATCCTCAGCGGGCTGCTCGACGGCGTGACCCTCGGCACCCCAATCGCCATGGTGGTGCGCAACAAGGATCAACGGCCCCAGGACTACAAGGAGATGGAGGTGGCCTTCCGCCCCTCCCACGCTGACGCGACCTATCAGGCCAAATACGGCATCCAGGCGCGCAGTGGCGGTGGCCGCGCCTCCGCCCGGGAAACGATCGGCCGTGTTGCCGCCGGTGCGATTGCCAAACAGCTACTGGCAAAGGCCAATGGCACCGAGGTGATCGCCTGGGTGAAGCGCATTCACACCCTGGAAGCCACGATCGATCCAAGCTCGGTGCAACTCGACGATGTGGAGGCCAACATCGTGCGCTGCCCGGATGCCGCGATGGCGGAGCAAATGATCGAGCGGATCGAGGCGATCGGCCGCGATGGCGATTCCTGCGGCGGCGTGATCGAGTGCGTGGTGCGTCAGGCCCCCGTGGGGCTCGGCATGCCCGTATTCGACAAGCTGGAAGCCGATCTGGCCAAGGCGGTGATGTCGCTGCCGGCCACCAAGGGCTTTGAGATCGGCTCCGGCTTTGAGGGCACGCTGCAGAAAGGCAGCGAGCACAACGACGCCTTCCTGCCCACCGGCGATGGCTCCCTGCACACCGCCACCAACAATTCAGGCGGCATTCAGGGCGGCATCAGCAACGGCGAGCCGATCGTGATCCGGGTGGCGTTCAAGCCAACCGCCACGATCCGCAAGGCTCAGCAAACGATCAACGACCGCGGCGAAGCCACCACCCTGGAAGCCAAAGGCCGCCACGACCCCTGCGTGCTGCCGCGGGCCGTGCCGATGGTGGAGGCGATGGTGGCGTTGGTGCTGGCGGATCACCTGCTGCGCCAACAGGGTCAGTGCAGCCTGTGGTGA
- the nth gene encoding endonuclease III — MRKEERAALILQRLEEHYPTTPVPLDHSDAFTLLIAVLLSAQCTDKKVNEVTPALFAAGPTPQAMAALPEATILGHIRQLGLAKTKARNVKRLAELLLERHGGDVPASFQALEALPGVGHKTASVVMAQAFGVPAFPVDTHIHRLAQRWGLSSGVSVTRTETDLKRLFPKHAWNKLHLQIIFYGREFCTARGCDGTVCPLCRELYPKRRKPVAWIKA; from the coding sequence GTGAGGAAAGAGGAGCGGGCAGCCCTGATCTTGCAGCGCCTGGAGGAGCATTACCCCACCACACCGGTGCCGCTGGATCACAGCGATGCCTTCACCTTGTTGATTGCGGTGCTGCTCAGCGCCCAATGCACCGACAAGAAGGTGAATGAGGTCACGCCTGCCTTGTTTGCGGCAGGCCCTACGCCCCAGGCCATGGCGGCTTTGCCGGAAGCCACGATCCTCGGCCATATCCGCCAACTGGGTCTGGCCAAGACCAAGGCCCGCAATGTGAAGCGGTTGGCTGAGTTGTTGTTGGAGCGCCACGGCGGCGACGTGCCGGCCAGCTTTCAAGCCTTGGAAGCGTTGCCGGGTGTCGGCCATAAAACGGCATCGGTGGTGATGGCGCAGGCCTTCGGCGTTCCTGCCTTTCCGGTCGACACCCATATCCATCGCCTGGCGCAGCGTTGGGGGCTCAGCAGTGGTGTGAGTGTGACCCGCACAGAAACCGATCTCAAGCGCTTGTTTCCCAAGCACGCCTGGAACAAGTTGCATCTGCAGATCATTTTTTATGGCCGCGAGTTCTGCACCGCACGCGGCTGTGATGGAACGGTGTGTCCGCTATGCCGTGAGTTGTATCCCAAGCGCCGCAAGCCGGTGGCTTGGATCAAAGCCTGA
- the psbA gene encoding photosystem II q(b) protein gives MTTTIQQRQGASAWNQFCEWVTSTDNRLYVGWFGVLMIPCLLAATICFIVAFIAAPPVDIDGIREPVAGSLLYGNNIISGAVIPSSNAIGLHFYPIWEAASLDEWLYNGGPFQLVVFHFLIGIYAYMGREWELSYRLGMRPWICVAYSAPVAAASAVFLVYPFGQGSFSDAMPLGISGTFNYMLVFQAEHNILMHPFHMLGVAGVFGGSLFSAMHGSLVTSSLVRETTESESQNYGYKFGQEEETYNIVAAHGYFGRLIFQYASFNNSRSLHFFLAAWPVVGIWFTALGVSTMAFNLNGFNFNQSILDSQGRVLNTWADVLNRANLGMEVMHERNAHNFPLDLAAAEATPVALTAPAIG, from the coding sequence ATGACCACCACCATCCAGCAGCGCCAAGGCGCTTCTGCGTGGAACCAGTTCTGCGAGTGGGTCACCAGCACCGACAACCGCCTCTACGTGGGTTGGTTCGGCGTTCTGATGATTCCCTGCCTGCTGGCCGCCACCATCTGCTTCATCGTTGCCTTTATCGCCGCTCCCCCGGTTGATATCGACGGCATCCGTGAGCCCGTTGCCGGCTCCCTGCTGTACGGCAACAACATCATCTCTGGCGCTGTGATCCCCAGCAGCAACGCCATTGGTCTGCACTTCTATCCCATCTGGGAAGCCGCCAGCCTCGACGAGTGGCTGTACAACGGCGGTCCTTTCCAGCTGGTGGTTTTCCACTTCCTCATCGGCATCTACGCCTACATGGGACGTGAGTGGGAACTCTCCTACCGCCTGGGCATGCGCCCCTGGATCTGCGTTGCTTACAGCGCACCCGTGGCCGCAGCCTCTGCTGTGTTCCTTGTGTATCCCTTCGGTCAGGGCTCCTTCTCGGACGCCATGCCCCTGGGTATCAGCGGCACCTTCAACTACATGCTGGTGTTCCAGGCTGAGCACAACATCCTGATGCACCCCTTCCACATGCTTGGTGTGGCTGGTGTGTTCGGCGGCAGCCTGTTCTCCGCCATGCACGGCTCCCTGGTGACCTCCTCCCTGGTGCGTGAAACCACCGAGAGCGAGTCCCAGAACTACGGCTACAAGTTCGGCCAAGAGGAAGAGACCTACAACATCGTGGCTGCCCACGGTTACTTCGGTCGCCTGATCTTCCAATACGCCAGCTTCAACAACAGCCGCAGCTTGCACTTCTTCCTGGCTGCCTGGCCTGTGGTCGGCATCTGGTTCACCGCCCTGGGCGTGAGCACCATGGCGTTCAACCTGAACGGCTTCAACTTCAACCAGTCGATCCTGGATTCCCAGGGTCGTGTGCTGAACACCTGGGCCGACGTGCTGAACCGCGCCAACCTGGGTATGGAAGTGATGCACGAGCGCAACGCTCACAACTTCCCCCTCGACCTGGCTGCTGCAGAAGCCACCCCCGTGGCTCTGACTGCCCCCGCCATCGGCTGA
- the cofG gene encoding 7,8-didemethyl-8-hydroxy-5-deazariboflavin synthase subunit CofG → MVTWSPSVTLVPTHGCFNACDYCSFRVPLDQAVPLGLPEAKEQLMARPSAAEVLLLSGEVPPDSPTRKAWFARLRQLSRLALARGRLPHTNAGPLSRHEMAALARLNPSMGLMLEGVGPAYDALHRRAPSKTLAMRLGQLEQAGRLGVPFTTGLLLGVGETMADRSRALELLAVLQRRWGHLQEVILQPWRPDGEAARPLSALEQRDLLEVIAMARELLPPEVHLQTPPNLWPLAQLPAALEAGINDLGGIDCVDVINPAYPQPTPEVLRQLLAPLGWRLEPRTCVHHHWWPLLPSALKRHVEQCARLLASDPAQAHAPHT, encoded by the coding sequence TTGGTGACTTGGAGTCCCAGCGTCACCCTGGTGCCCACCCATGGCTGCTTCAACGCCTGCGACTACTGCAGCTTCCGGGTTCCCCTCGATCAGGCCGTGCCCCTGGGGCTGCCGGAGGCCAAGGAACAGTTGATGGCGCGCCCGTCGGCAGCTGAGGTGTTGCTCCTCAGCGGTGAGGTCCCTCCCGATTCCCCCACGCGGAAGGCCTGGTTCGCGCGCTTGCGCCAGCTCAGCCGTTTGGCCCTCGCCCGTGGGCGCTTGCCGCACACCAACGCCGGGCCCCTCTCGCGCCACGAAATGGCAGCCCTGGCCCGTCTCAATCCTTCGATGGGGTTGATGCTCGAAGGGGTAGGCCCCGCCTACGACGCCTTGCACCGCCGCGCTCCCAGCAAAACCCTGGCGATGCGGCTGGGGCAGTTGGAGCAGGCCGGCCGGTTGGGGGTGCCCTTCACCACTGGCTTGTTGCTTGGTGTCGGCGAAACGATGGCGGACCGTTCCCGCGCGTTGGAGTTGCTGGCGGTTTTGCAGCGGCGCTGGGGGCATCTCCAAGAGGTGATCCTTCAGCCCTGGCGGCCGGATGGCGAGGCTGCCAGACCCCTCAGTGCCCTGGAGCAGCGCGATCTCCTGGAGGTGATTGCCATGGCGCGGGAGCTCTTGCCGCCCGAGGTTCATCTGCAGACCCCTCCCAATCTCTGGCCCCTCGCCCAGTTGCCTGCGGCACTCGAAGCAGGCATCAACGATCTCGGCGGGATCGACTGCGTGGATGTGATCAATCCGGCCTATCCGCAGCCCACCCCCGAGGTGTTGCGGCAGCTGCTCGCTCCCTTGGGTTGGCGGCTCGAGCCCCGCACCTGCGTGCATCACCATTGGTGGCCCCTGCTGCCTTCCGCCCTGAAACGGCACGTGGAGCAGTGTGCGCGCTTGTTAGCGTCCGATCCGGCCCAGGCCCACGCGCCCCACACCTGA
- a CDS encoding photosystem II high light acclimation radical SAM protein, translated as MRHASLEEQRVLLVRLPCNPIFPIGPVYLADHIHKQFPQVEQRLLDLAAVPLLDVDAVLREQIERFEPSLLVFSWRDIQIYAPVDGRGGNPLQNSFEVFYARNPLKRLRGAIGGLRLMGSFYGELWRNLRLVRRGLRAARRFQPEARAVLGGGAVSVFYEQLGRQLPRGTVVSVGEGEPLLEKLIRGESLEGERCFIAGAEPRPGLIHEQPAGMEKTACDYSYIASIWPQLDWYLDGGDFYVGVQTKRGCPHNCCYCVYTVVEGKAVRVNPVEEVIAEMRQLYAKGVRGFWFTDAQFIPARRYIEDAKELLRAIQAQGWSDIRWAAYIRADNLDAELAELMVATGMDYFEIGITSGSQELVRKMRMGYNLRTVLENCRLLARAGFREHVSVNYSFNVIDERPETIRQTVAYHRELERIFGADKVEPAIFFIGLQPHTHLEQYGFDQGLIKPGYNPMSMLPWTARQLLWNPEPMGSTFGRICLEAFERNPADFGRTVMDLLERDYGIAPLEEALHAPVEGRRALATATR; from the coding sequence GTGCGACACGCCTCCCTGGAGGAACAGCGGGTGCTGCTGGTGCGCCTGCCTTGTAACCCCATCTTTCCGATCGGCCCCGTTTACCTGGCCGATCACATCCACAAACAATTTCCCCAGGTTGAGCAGCGCCTGCTCGATCTGGCGGCGGTTCCGCTTCTGGATGTGGACGCTGTGCTGCGCGAGCAGATCGAACGGTTTGAGCCTTCGCTGCTGGTGTTCTCCTGGCGCGATATCCAGATTTATGCCCCGGTGGATGGGCGCGGCGGCAATCCGCTCCAGAACTCCTTTGAGGTGTTCTATGCCCGCAATCCGCTGAAGCGTTTGCGCGGTGCCATCGGTGGACTGCGCCTGATGGGCTCCTTCTACGGCGAACTGTGGCGCAATCTGCGCTTGGTGCGCCGAGGCCTGCGGGCCGCACGCCGCTTCCAGCCTGAGGCCCGTGCCGTGCTCGGCGGTGGCGCCGTGAGTGTGTTTTACGAGCAGCTGGGTCGCCAATTACCCCGCGGCACCGTGGTGTCGGTGGGGGAAGGGGAGCCGCTGCTGGAGAAGCTGATTCGCGGCGAATCCTTGGAGGGTGAGCGCTGCTTCATCGCTGGCGCGGAGCCCAGGCCCGGGCTGATCCACGAGCAGCCGGCCGGCATGGAGAAAACTGCCTGCGATTACAGCTATATCGCCTCAATTTGGCCCCAGCTCGACTGGTATCTCGACGGCGGCGACTTCTACGTGGGCGTGCAGACCAAGCGCGGCTGTCCTCATAACTGTTGTTACTGCGTGTACACCGTGGTGGAAGGCAAGGCGGTGCGCGTGAACCCCGTGGAGGAGGTGATCGCCGAGATGCGTCAGCTCTACGCCAAGGGGGTGCGGGGCTTCTGGTTCACCGACGCGCAGTTCATCCCGGCTCGCCGCTACATCGAAGACGCCAAGGAGCTGCTGCGGGCGATCCAGGCCCAGGGCTGGAGCGACATCCGCTGGGCTGCCTACATCCGTGCCGACAACCTCGACGCCGAGTTGGCGGAGCTGATGGTGGCCACGGGGATGGATTACTTCGAGATCGGCATCACCTCCGGCTCCCAGGAGCTCGTGCGCAAGATGCGCATGGGCTACAACCTGCGCACCGTGCTGGAGAACTGCCGCCTGTTGGCCCGGGCTGGTTTCCGAGAGCACGTGTCGGTCAACTACTCGTTCAACGTGATCGACGAGCGTCCGGAGACGATTCGCCAGACGGTGGCGTACCACCGCGAGCTGGAGCGCATTTTCGGAGCCGACAAGGTGGAGCCGGCGATCTTTTTCATTGGCCTCCAGCCCCATACCCACCTGGAGCAGTACGGCTTCGATCAGGGTCTGATCAAGCCGGGCTACAACCCGATGAGCATGCTCCCCTGGACCGCCCGCCAGCTGCTCTGGAATCCCGAGCCCATGGGCAGCACCTTCGGTCGCATCTGCCTGGAGGCGTTTGAGCGCAACCCCGCCGATTTCGGGCGCACGGTGATGGATCTGCTCGAGCGCGATTACGGCATCGCCCCCCTGGAGGAGGCGTTGCATGCTCCGGTGGAGGGCCGGCGCGCCTTGGCGACCGCCACCCGCTGA
- a CDS encoding sensor histidine kinase KdpD, which yields MGAGANRFRGFTGSDSLRLLLCVASAWAGSFALLSLGMPKLLQTTTTQAISLSLTRQAKQLQGQPASRGQQRPLRIWAAVQPPPESLPAAGQEADALRSSLKDEGLAGPLRRDPPSQRSWLGGYWLAVQRSTAAEPLLWVYASPGTALPWLWPAIRIGSLLLGGSSGMALFLQWQLQRPIQQLLRQLPAMPSGELELVPEGGMGAMRELSIRINRVLEQLNQQYESRRRFLQGLAHDLGSPLTRLSMRVERLEDQPSEATAWSEALPQLRVEIDRLISLTHLLQEAAGEQTEPFRPRLSALDELCERVAASYPQQPIDLAVPRLLVRLDQALIERALQNLIDNAIRYGAPPIRLAAEQQRHYVVLLVEDSGRGLSSANLLGMPRIAPADDRQQRNRSGVGLTIVERCCQLHGGRLALNSSELGGLQAELHLPQS from the coding sequence ATGGGGGCGGGGGCCAACCGATTTCGAGGCTTCACGGGAAGCGACAGCCTGCGCTTGCTCCTCTGCGTGGCCAGTGCCTGGGCGGGCAGCTTCGCTCTGCTCAGCCTGGGGATGCCCAAGCTGCTGCAAACCACCACCACCCAGGCGATCAGCCTGAGCCTGACGCGCCAGGCCAAGCAATTACAAGGACAGCCCGCCAGCCGCGGGCAACAACGCCCCCTGCGCATCTGGGCCGCCGTACAACCGCCGCCGGAGAGCCTTCCTGCCGCAGGGCAAGAAGCCGACGCCCTACGCAGCAGCCTCAAGGATGAGGGGCTAGCCGGGCCCCTGCGCCGCGATCCTCCAAGCCAACGCAGCTGGCTCGGGGGCTATTGGTTGGCGGTGCAGCGCTCCACCGCAGCAGAGCCACTGCTATGGGTCTATGCCAGCCCCGGCACCGCCCTGCCCTGGCTCTGGCCAGCGATCCGGATCGGGAGCCTGCTGCTGGGGGGCAGCAGCGGAATGGCGCTATTTCTGCAGTGGCAGCTGCAACGTCCGATCCAACAACTGCTCAGACAACTGCCGGCCATGCCCTCCGGCGAGCTGGAGCTGGTACCGGAAGGGGGCATGGGCGCGATGCGCGAACTGAGCATTCGCATCAACCGCGTGCTCGAGCAGCTCAATCAACAGTACGAATCACGGCGCCGTTTTCTGCAGGGCCTGGCCCATGACCTGGGCAGCCCGCTCACCCGTTTGTCGATGCGGGTGGAGCGCTTGGAGGACCAACCGAGCGAAGCCACCGCCTGGAGCGAGGCCCTACCGCAGCTGCGGGTGGAGATCGATCGACTGATCAGCCTCACCCACCTGCTGCAGGAGGCCGCCGGCGAGCAAACCGAACCCTTCCGGCCGCGGCTGAGCGCCCTCGATGAACTGTGTGAACGGGTGGCAGCCAGCTATCCCCAGCAGCCGATTGATCTGGCCGTGCCACGGCTGCTGGTGCGTCTGGATCAAGCCCTGATCGAGCGAGCCCTGCAAAACCTGATCGACAACGCGATTCGCTACGGCGCCCCTCCGATCCGGCTGGCCGCCGAGCAGCAGCGCCACTACGTGGTGCTGCTGGTGGAAGACAGCGGTCGCGGTCTAAGCAGCGCCAATCTGCTCGGTATGCCCCGCATCGCCCCCGCCGACGACCGGCAGCAACGCAACCGCTCGGGCGTGGGGCTCACCATCGTGGAACGCTGCTGCCAGTTGCACGGTGGGCGGCTTGCCCTGAATAGCTCCGAGCTTGGGGGATTGCAGGCCGAACTGCACCTGCCGCAGAGCTAA
- a CDS encoding response regulator transcription factor: protein MTATTAQRLATSNHPDARVWVVDDDRDLLSLLEERFNSCGWQTRSFEDGDGLDQALHDEMPHVLVLDRLLPGQSGTHLLERLREQGHRFPVLMLSALGAADERIEGLETGADDYMAKPFLWRELQLRLERLLDYRRELTPQRPPEQIFRINTLVFDPARLELQGPTGVVNSLSRGDASLLSFFCLSPGIAFEREQLCQATGSLVDATNSRSIDVRISKLRKLLNSCKRGSGRMIEAVRGRGYRLNADVQIDPQA from the coding sequence ATGACGGCAACCACCGCCCAACGGCTTGCGACCTCGAACCACCCCGATGCCCGGGTGTGGGTGGTGGACGACGATCGCGACCTCCTCTCTCTGCTGGAGGAGCGCTTCAACAGCTGCGGCTGGCAGACCCGCAGCTTTGAAGACGGCGATGGCCTTGATCAGGCGCTGCACGACGAGATGCCCCACGTGCTGGTGCTGGATCGACTGCTGCCCGGCCAGAGCGGCACCCACCTGCTGGAGCGTTTGCGCGAGCAGGGCCATCGCTTCCCGGTGCTGATGCTCTCGGCACTGGGGGCCGCTGATGAACGCATCGAAGGCCTGGAAACCGGTGCCGACGACTACATGGCCAAACCGTTCCTGTGGCGTGAGCTGCAGCTGCGGCTGGAGCGCCTGCTCGACTACCGCCGCGAACTCACGCCCCAACGGCCACCCGAGCAGATCTTCCGGATCAATACCTTGGTGTTTGATCCAGCTCGGCTGGAACTGCAGGGCCCTACGGGCGTGGTGAACAGCCTCAGCCGAGGTGATGCCTCGCTGCTCAGCTTCTTCTGCCTCTCACCCGGCATTGCCTTTGAGCGCGAACAGCTTTGCCAGGCCACCGGCAGCCTGGTGGATGCCACCAACAGCCGCAGCATCGATGTGCGCATCTCCAAGCTGCGGAAATTGCTGAACAGCTGCAAGCGCGGCAGCGGCCGCATGATCGAAGCGGTGCGCGGCCGGGGTTATCGCCTGAACGCCGACGTGCAGATCGACCCCCAGGCCTGA
- a CDS encoding type II CAAX prenyl endopeptidase Rce1 family protein, whose amino-acid sequence MHHATGPQLHWWSTVLYPAALVAVFLGFQLLLQALGVPSALQASLAALAAVGALLVTLPRRVRRCWDDPEPWRRLGVRGNPAAVLKALLRGVFKAAALLALVLVALALTGQLSWMPRLNAGLLLNAAALGLGVAFAEELLFRGWLLGELSLLLGRQRALWLQAGLFSLVHTRFNLPPVLLIGLLIGLLLLGLALGLQRRADGGLIWGAIGLHGGLVGGWFVLHQGLVLIPPGTPAWLMGPDNPIGGWIGMLGLSLLLLARRPWWNTTSSSSAP is encoded by the coding sequence ATGCACCACGCCACCGGTCCGCAGCTGCACTGGTGGAGCACCGTGCTCTACCCAGCTGCACTGGTGGCTGTGTTTCTGGGATTTCAGCTGCTGCTGCAAGCGCTGGGTGTGCCCAGTGCGCTGCAGGCCAGCTTGGCGGCGCTGGCGGCCGTAGGAGCCCTGCTGGTCACGCTGCCCAGGCGCGTGCGTCGCTGCTGGGATGACCCCGAACCCTGGCGACGCCTGGGGGTGAGGGGCAACCCCGCTGCGGTGCTCAAGGCACTGCTGCGAGGTGTGTTCAAGGCCGCCGCCCTGTTGGCCCTGGTACTGGTGGCATTGGCATTAACGGGGCAGCTGAGCTGGATGCCCCGCCTCAATGCGGGTCTGTTGCTGAACGCCGCCGCCCTCGGGCTGGGGGTGGCCTTCGCGGAAGAACTGCTGTTTCGCGGTTGGCTTCTCGGAGAACTCAGCCTGTTGCTTGGGCGCCAGCGTGCACTTTGGCTGCAAGCAGGCCTGTTCAGCCTGGTGCACACGCGCTTCAACCTGCCTCCTGTGCTGCTGATCGGCCTGCTGATCGGCCTGTTGCTGCTCGGCTTGGCCCTGGGCTTGCAACGCCGGGCCGATGGAGGGCTGATCTGGGGGGCCATTGGCCTGCATGGCGGCCTGGTGGGCGGCTGGTTTGTGCTGCATCAAGGACTGGTGCTGATCCCACCTGGAACCCCGGCCTGGCTGATGGGTCCCGATAACCCGATCGGGGGTTGGATCGGCATGCTCGGCCTCAGCCTGTTGCTCTTGGCCCGCCGGCCTTGGTGGAATACAACCAGCAGCTCCAGCGCACCATGA
- the clpS gene encoding ATP-dependent Clp protease adapter ClpS → MPRSTPCTAAFTATQTPGRESGGGAVMEKAPERVRKPSPRYKVLLHNDPVNTMEYVVGTLRQVVPSLSEQDAIAVMLEAHNTGVGLVIVCDIEPAEFYSETLKAKGLTSTIEPES, encoded by the coding sequence ATGCCTCGATCCACCCCCTGCACAGCCGCTTTCACCGCCACCCAAACGCCCGGCCGTGAAAGCGGCGGCGGCGCCGTGATGGAGAAAGCCCCGGAGCGGGTGCGCAAGCCCTCGCCCCGCTACAAGGTGCTGCTGCACAACGACCCGGTGAACACCATGGAATACGTGGTGGGCACCCTGAGGCAGGTGGTGCCCTCGCTCAGCGAGCAAGACGCCATCGCCGTGATGCTGGAGGCCCACAACACTGGCGTGGGCCTGGTGATCGTGTGCGATATCGAGCCGGCGGAGTTTTACAGCGAAACGCTCAAAGCCAAAGGGCTCACCAGCACGATCGAACCGGAAAGCTGA
- a CDS encoding LL-diaminopimelate aminotransferase, with translation MAQVNGNYLKLKAGYLFPEIARRVKAFSEANPNAPIIRLGIGDVTEPLPEACRNAMKAAVDEMGTREGFHGYGPEQGYLWLREAIAQHDFQARGCQISAEEIFVSDGSKCDSANILDILGEGNRIAVTDPVYPVYVDSNVMAGRTGDADDAGQYGGLTYLPINAANNFTAQIPSEKVDLIYLCFPNNPTGAVATKEQLKAWVDYARANGALILFDAAYEAFIQDPALPHSIYEIEGARECAIEFRSFSKNAGFTGTRCALTVVPRGLMGTAANGEAVELWALWNRRQCTKFNGVSYIVQRGAEAVYSPEGQAQVKALISFYMENAAIIRRELSAAGLQVYGGEQAPYVWIKTPEGVDSWGFFDLLLNQANVVGTPGSGFGAAGEGYFRLSAFNSRENVLEAMRRIQAALAPAAAAA, from the coding sequence ATGGCCCAGGTCAACGGCAATTACCTCAAGCTCAAGGCTGGTTATCTCTTCCCCGAGATCGCTCGGCGGGTGAAGGCCTTCAGCGAAGCCAACCCCAACGCCCCGATCATCCGCCTGGGCATCGGCGATGTGACCGAACCGCTGCCCGAGGCCTGCCGCAACGCCATGAAGGCCGCGGTGGATGAAATGGGAACCCGCGAAGGCTTCCACGGCTATGGCCCCGAGCAGGGCTACCTCTGGCTGCGTGAGGCCATCGCCCAGCACGATTTCCAGGCCCGCGGCTGCCAGATCAGCGCCGAGGAGATCTTCGTCTCCGACGGCTCCAAGTGCGACAGCGCCAACATCCTCGACATCCTGGGCGAAGGCAACCGCATCGCCGTCACCGACCCGGTGTATCCGGTGTATGTGGACAGCAACGTGATGGCGGGCCGCACCGGCGATGCCGATGACGCCGGCCAGTACGGCGGGCTCACCTACCTGCCGATCAACGCCGCCAACAACTTCACCGCCCAGATCCCGAGCGAGAAGGTGGATCTGATCTACCTCTGCTTCCCCAACAACCCCACGGGTGCGGTGGCCACCAAGGAACAGCTCAAGGCCTGGGTGGACTACGCCCGTGCCAACGGCGCCCTGATCCTGTTCGATGCGGCCTATGAGGCGTTCATTCAGGACCCCGCGCTGCCCCACTCGATCTATGAGATCGAAGGCGCCCGCGAGTGCGCGATCGAATTCCGCTCCTTCTCCAAAAACGCTGGCTTCACCGGCACCCGCTGCGCCCTCACCGTGGTGCCCCGCGGCCTGATGGGCACCGCCGCCAATGGGGAAGCGGTGGAGCTGTGGGCCCTGTGGAACCGCCGCCAGTGCACCAAGTTCAACGGCGTGAGCTACATCGTGCAGCGCGGCGCCGAAGCGGTGTATTCCCCTGAAGGCCAGGCCCAGGTGAAGGCCCTGATCAGCTTCTACATGGAGAACGCTGCGATTATTCGCCGCGAGCTGAGCGCCGCCGGCCTGCAGGTGTACGGCGGAGAGCAAGCCCCCTATGTGTGGATCAAAACCCCTGAGGGCGTGGATTCCTGGGGCTTCTTCGATCTGCTGCTCAACCAGGCCAACGTGGTGGGCACCCCCGGCAGCGGCTTCGGCGCCGCCGGCGAGGGTTACTTCCGCCTCTCGGCCTTCAACAGCCGCGAGAACGTGCTGGAAGCGATGCGTCGCATCCAGGCCGCCCTGGCTCCAGCAGCCGCTGCGGCCTGA